The proteins below come from a single Papaver somniferum cultivar HN1 chromosome 11, ASM357369v1, whole genome shotgun sequence genomic window:
- the LOC113322340 gene encoding nucleolar transcription factor 1-like yields the protein MARTKQTARLASQIPNLVDTVKAVKEYSSISKKSKPPDKQMAPIKCNKNKKDKNVLVTPPSRPPRNQKYLNVGLLRGKIPSEVALIIRQPREPCVDSSRSSSSSSADGDKGNGGDKGNGGNGGDGLNGGNKVAEIEEKGDQGNDDQGNYDDEDGNDGGSSDEEDDEDDGNDGNGKKRNDGSSGDNDDDDEEIQEDVAQPQPQLQPKPKEKVPNKPSARHIPPMRLQLTRLPGGKARGS from the exons atgGCACGTACAAAGCAGACTGCAAGACTAGCCAGTCAGATTCCCAATCTCGTTGATACCGTTAAAGCGGTGAAGGAGTATTCGAGTATAAGTAAGAAATCAAAACCTCCGGACAAACAAATGGCTCCAATTAAATG TAACAAGAATAAAAAGGATAAGAATGTCTTAGTAACTCCTCCATCCAGACCTCCCCGCAACCAAAAATACCTAAATGTGGGTCTATTACGAGGAAAAATACCGAGTGAGGTAGCCCTAATTATTCGCCAACCCAGAGAACCATGTGTTGATTCCTCTagatcgtcgtcttcatcatctgct gatggtgatAAAGGTAATGGTGGTGATAAAGGGAATGGTGGTAATGGTGGTGATGGATTGAATGGTGGTAATAAGGTGGCAGAGATAGAGGAAAAGGGGGATCAAGGTAATGATGATCAAGgtaattatgatgatgaggatggaaATGATGGTGGTAGcagtgatgaagaggatgatgaggatgatggtaatgatggAAATGGTAAGAAAAGAAATGATGGTAGTAGcggtgataatgatgatgatgatgaggagattCAGGAGGATGTTGCGCAACCACAGCCACAGCTACAGCCGAAGCCGAAGGAGAAAGTCCCAAATAAACCAAGCGCGCGACATATTCCACCCATGCGTTTGCAGCTTACTCGTCTACCCGGTGGGAAAGCCAGAG gatcataa